A segment of the Streptomyces sp. NBC_00376 genome:
TGGCGGACAGCAGCCTGGCCGGTGCGCTGGCCTGGTACTCCCTGGTCCACACCCCGCCGGAGCAGCTGCCCGGCATCTTCGCCGAGTTCCATCGGGTCCTGGCCCCGGGCGGCCATCTGCTCATGGCCTTCAAGGTCGGCGACGAGTGCGTGCGCCTGGAGCAGGCGTACGGCCACACGGTGACGCTCGACGTCTACCGCTTCGTGCCCGACGCCGTGGCCGGGATGCTGGGGAAGGCCGGGTTCCGTGTCCAGTCCCGGCTGGTCCGCGAGGCGGACGAGTGGGAGAAGACCCCGCAGGCCTTCTTCGTGATGGTGAAGCCCGCAGCACCGTAACGGCCCGGCCGTGCTCGGCCGGACAGGTCTCAGTGGTCGAGTTCCTGCTGTACCCGCCGCGAGGGGCGGAACGTGTACAGGTCGAGGATCTCCGGCGGGTCCACCAGCCCGGGACCGCCCGCCTCGACCCAGGTGACGATGTCCGTCACCGCGTCCGGGTCGTTGACCAGCCCGAGCCAGACCGGGCGGCCGCCCGCCCGGCGGCCCTCGGCCGACGGCTGCACGACGACGACATTGGCCC
Coding sequences within it:
- a CDS encoding (2Fe-2S) ferredoxin domain-containing protein encodes the protein MSRRTRRAAPAEGTPRPTVSVCRGCCCGTPKIPDVDHAGQLAELRRSLGAVATVRAVECLDSCERANVVVVQPSAEGRRAGGRPVWLGLVNDPDAVTDIVTWVEAGGPGLVDPPEILDLYTFRPSRRVQQELDH
- a CDS encoding class I SAM-dependent methyltransferase, coding for MTEPSPLDATRASYDTVAADYAVLLADMMPKKPYDNAVLAAFADIVTAGGGGRVGDLGCGPGRVTARLRDLGLAAFGIDLSPGMIAVARATYPDLVFDEGSMTDLDLADSSLAGALAWYSLVHTPPEQLPGIFAEFHRVLAPGGHLLMAFKVGDECVRLEQAYGHTVTLDVYRFVPDAVAGMLGKAGFRVQSRLVREADEWEKTPQAFFVMVKPAAP